CTGGCAGCAACTCTGCACGGGGGCACCCCTGGCCGCTCCGGGAGGGTCCGGGCGATCGCAATGAGATAGGGTGAATGGTCGGGGCAGCTGGATTCGAACCAACGACCTGCAGTACCCAAAACTGCCGCGCTACCAGGCTGCGCTATACCCCGACATTTCCGAGAGACCTGTCGATACACGCATAAGTCGGCGCCAGCAAGGCACCGCGTCGGGTCTTTCAGCGGCCGTTGAACAGGGGATGCGCCACCCGGTCGCCCGGCTGGATGCCGTACTTCTGCGCGGTCCCCGCGATCACCTCCAGGACGCCCTTCGCGAGCCCCCGCGACGGAATGATCTTCGTCGACAGCGGCTCGGTGTTCTCGGCGATCCGCAGGATGCGGCCATCGGCGCGAATGAAGATCATGTCAAGCGGGATATAGGTGTTCTTCATCCACATCGACACCTCCTGCTCCGGCGAGAAGTCGAACAGCATGCCTTTGCCGTCGGCCAGCTCCTTCCGGTACATCAGGCCGGTTTCCTTCTCCCGCTCCGTGGTCGCCAGTTCGACCGAGAAGACGTGAACACCCGACTTGGTGACGATCTCAAGCGGCTCGAAAGTTGCGGCCTGTGCCCTCGGGCCAGCCAGCGCGCCGAACAGGATGACGAGTGCGGCCACTAGCAAAGGGCGCAGCCGCCCGGCAAACGAAGCAAAATTCATCGATAAATACTCACGTCGGGGAGGTTGTCCGGGCGGACCCTAACCCGACGATCGCGGCAAATGCCAGAGCCTTGGGGGCAGCCCGGCGGCTCACGTTTCCGTCAGGCGCTCTCGCGGAGTGGCGTTAAGGCTAGTGCGACGACAGCGCAGACGGGCCGCTCTCGGGATGGATCTCGGCGGCCATCATGCCCTTGGAGCCGGGCCCGAACCGCACCAGCACATACTGGCCGGGGCGGAGCTCGGTCATGCCGAAGCGACGCAGCGTTTCCATGTGGACGAAGATATCCGGCGTCCCTTCCCCGCAGGTCAGGAAGCCGAAGCCGCGCAGCCGGTTGAACCACTTGACCTGCGCGCGTTCGAGCCCGCTGGTCGGCGTGACGGTCACGTGCGTCCGCGGCGGCAGCATCTGCGCCGGATGGATCGCGGTCGACTCATCCATGGAGACGATGCGGAAGGCCTGATAGCCCTTCGCGCGCTGCACGCATTCGACAACGAGGCGCGCCCCTTCATAGGCGGTCTGATAGCCGTCGCGCCGCAGCACCGTCACGTGCAGCAGGACGTCGGGCCAGCCATTGTCGGGAACGATGAAGCCGTAGCCCTTCGAGGCGTCGAACCATTTGATGACGCCGGAGATTTCGACGAGGTTGGCGGCAGCGTCGCCAAGACCGGAGAATGCATCGATCGCCGGATCGCGCGGCGCGCCGCTTGCGTACTCGCCTGATCCAAGTCTGTTCTGCCCGCTTCCGCTCACCGGCGGTCCGCCGAGCTTCTTGGACTCAAATCCGTCCGACCCCATGACCCCGGACCCCACACATCAATTGCAATTTGCCGTCGTTACGGCGACGCCTGAACACGCGGCTATCCATGACCAACTCACGAGAGCGCTGCGCGAATCTCTCGAATCAAAAGATAACACTCCCGCCTGCCGCGCATAGCTAAAAAACCAATTTGCCGGGAACTATGAACAGGCTTGCACAGCCACGAATCAAATGGCCATCAGTTGCCCACGAACGGACCGAGCGTCTCGCCGATGTCGTGGCGGATCACGAGATCGGCAATGTCGTCCTGATCGGTCGGCTCATTGTTGATGATCACGAGCCTCGCGCCGCAGTTCTTCGCCATCATCGGAAAGCCCGCGGCCGGCCACACCACGAGTGATGATCCGACCGCGAGAAACAGATCACAATGCTGGGAGAGTTCCGTCGCGCGGAGCATCGCGTCCTCGGGCATTGCCTGTCCGAACGAAATCGTCGCGGTCTTGACGGGATCGCCGCAGTCCGCGCAGTCGGGTGCGCTGCCGGTCGTGTCGAAGAGCTGTTTCACCCACGGGAGATCGTAGGCCTTGCTGCAGCCAATGCAGCGAGCGTAGGTCGTGTTGCCGTGCAACTCGATGACGTCGTCGGCCTTGAAGCCCGACGCCTGATGCAGATTGTCGATGTTCTGGGTGATGACGCCAGGAACCTTTCCAGCCCGATAGAGCGAAGCAAGTGCCCGATGCCCTCGGCCGGGCCTGGCTGCCGCAAAGGTCGGTTCCATCGCAAAACGGCGCCGCCAGGATTCATCGCGAGCGTCCCGGCTCGCAACGAATTCGTCGAACGGGATCGGCCGGTTGCGGGTCCAGATCCCGCCCGGCGAACGGAAATCGGGAATGCCGCACTCGGTGGAGATGCCGGCGCCGGTAAACGGAACGATGGTGGATGCCTCGGCAATCATGTTGCCGAGTTGCTCGACGCCGCTCCGCAGGTCCTTTGCAATCACGCGAAATGATCCGGTTTGTCACTCCACTATAGCACGGTCCGATCGGTTGCGAGATCGGCACGCGATGGAGTCCTCGCTCAAGCGGCCTTGGCCGCCTGCTCCTTCGGAGCGCTCTCCTCCTCCCTCTTCCTGATTTTGGCAACGGGGGCCGCCGGCGCCTTCTTCACCGGCTTCGCATATTGCGAGAGCC
The DNA window shown above is from Bradyrhizobium sp. ISRA464 and carries:
- a CDS encoding DUF192 domain-containing protein gives rise to the protein MNFASFAGRLRPLLVAALVILFGALAGPRAQAATFEPLEIVTKSGVHVFSVELATTEREKETGLMYRKELADGKGMLFDFSPEQEVSMWMKNTYIPLDMIFIRADGRILRIAENTEPLSTKIIPSRGLAKGVLEVIAGTAQKYGIQPGDRVAHPLFNGR
- a CDS encoding cold-shock protein, producing the protein MGSDGFESKKLGGPPVSGSGQNRLGSGEYASGAPRDPAIDAFSGLGDAAANLVEISGVIKWFDASKGYGFIVPDNGWPDVLLHVTVLRRDGYQTAYEGARLVVECVQRAKGYQAFRIVSMDESTAIHPAQMLPPRTHVTVTPTSGLERAQVKWFNRLRGFGFLTCGEGTPDIFVHMETLRRFGMTELRPGQYVLVRFGPGSKGMMAAEIHPESGPSALSSH
- a CDS encoding Sir2 family NAD-dependent protein deacetylase, whose amino-acid sequence is MIAKDLRSGVEQLGNMIAEASTIVPFTGAGISTECGIPDFRSPGGIWTRNRPIPFDEFVASRDARDESWRRRFAMEPTFAAARPGRGHRALASLYRAGKVPGVITQNIDNLHQASGFKADDVIELHGNTTYARCIGCSKAYDLPWVKQLFDTTGSAPDCADCGDPVKTATISFGQAMPEDAMLRATELSQHCDLFLAVGSSLVVWPAAGFPMMAKNCGARLVIINNEPTDQDDIADLVIRHDIGETLGPFVGN